The following are encoded in a window of Streptomyces sp. 11x1 genomic DNA:
- a CDS encoding transposase has product MSLLYASEPVQFNSAVPSCDCLAHVYGNAADHPDRERRYPSDTTGAEWAAVRPLLPVPAWRQGPGGQSKGYCHRQLLDAIRYMVAGGISWRAMPADFPAWGRVYAFFRPRREHGLIREFHDRPRGRVREREGREAEPTAGISDAQSVKAAASVPSVSRCYECGNY; this is encoded by the coding sequence GTGTCGTTGTTGTACGCGTCCGAACCCGTTCAGTTCAACTCAGCTGTTCCATCGTGTGATTGCCTCGCGCATGTATACGGCAACGCGGCCGATCATCCGGACCGGGAACGCCGGTATCCCTCCGACACGACGGGCGCGGAGTGGGCAGCGGTGCGGCCTTTGCTGCCGGTGCCGGCCTGGCGTCAGGGGCCGGGCGGGCAATCCAAGGGCTACTGCCACCGCCAACTGCTGGACGCGATCCGCTACATGGTGGCGGGCGGGATCTCCTGGCGGGCGATGCCCGCGGACTTCCCCGCCTGGGGCCGGGTCTACGCCTTCTTCCGCCCCCGGCGCGAGCACGGGCTGATCAGGGAGTTCCACGACCGGCCGCGCGGACGGGTGCGTGAGCGGGAGGGCCGTGAGGCGGAGCCGACGGCCGGGATCAGCGATGCGCAGTCGGTGAAAGCCGCGGCCTCGGTGCCGTCCGTCTCACGCTGCTACGAATGCGGGAACTACTGA
- a CDS encoding winged helix-turn-helix domain-containing protein — protein sequence MTPAGRQRRESVRLQAAELFEQKIKPPEVARRLRVSRKSAYQWHQMWRDGGGRALASRGPSGSRCRLSPLCPEKLAAYLEQGPAAHGWVEDQVWTAARVTTLIGRKFHVSYSVSGTTRLMHRLGFSPQVPARRVAERDEQAVKAWKEATWSEVKEPGRPAGATSASMTRQASPAGRPEDAPGADAAAPR from the coding sequence CTGACCCCTGCAGGGCGTCAGCGCCGTGAGTCGGTACGACTGCAGGCGGCCGAACTGTTCGAGCAGAAGATCAAGCCGCCGGAGGTTGCCCGTCGGCTGAGAGTGAGCCGGAAATCGGCCTATCAGTGGCATCAGATGTGGCGCGACGGCGGCGGCCGGGCCCTGGCGTCCCGTGGTCCGAGCGGTTCTCGGTGCCGTCTCTCCCCGCTCTGCCCGGAGAAACTCGCCGCGTATCTCGAACAAGGGCCGGCCGCGCACGGCTGGGTCGAGGACCAGGTGTGGACCGCTGCGCGGGTGACCACATTGATCGGCAGGAAGTTCCACGTCTCCTACAGCGTCTCGGGTACCACCCGGTTGATGCACCGGCTCGGCTTCAGCCCGCAGGTGCCCGCACGGCGGGTGGCTGAGCGGGACGAGCAGGCCGTCAAGGCATGGAAGGAGGCGACCTGGTCGGAGGTAAAGGAGCCCGGGCGGCCTGCGGGGGCTACATCTGCTTCGATGACGAGGCAGGCTTCACCCGCCGGCCGCCCAGAGGACGCACCTGGGGCCGACGCGGCCGCACCCCGGTAG
- a CDS encoding FKBP-type peptidyl-prolyl cis-trans isomerase: MRRIAGLLVVPLLLLSVAACGSDDDKGSDSTSTKNGVPAITKGAEFGEKPTLAKGEGDPPKELKVEVISEGDGAKLKKGDVAEVNYLGQEYDESEPFDNSYDKKQTFPVTLGAGGVIQGWEKGLEGQKVGSRVELVIPPDLGYGAQGQGDIKANATLVFVVDIVKGTTIPASAKGTEVAQDNIDLPKVGTNTDGKEPTVTMPKDADPPTKLVSNYVLESDGAVVKDTDSVVVNYVALLWEGGKNFDSTYKTGKTATLPLDQVTLKGLKDGLVGKKAGSRVLLVLPPDQAFGDKEQQGIPKNSTLVFAVDILAVM; this comes from the coding sequence GTGCGCCGAATTGCCGGCCTTCTCGTCGTGCCGCTGCTGCTGCTCTCCGTAGCGGCCTGCGGCAGCGACGACGACAAGGGCTCCGACTCCACCTCCACGAAGAACGGAGTGCCCGCGATCACCAAGGGCGCCGAGTTCGGGGAGAAGCCGACCCTCGCGAAGGGGGAGGGTGACCCGCCGAAGGAGTTGAAGGTCGAGGTCATCAGCGAGGGTGACGGCGCGAAGCTGAAGAAGGGCGACGTCGCCGAGGTGAACTACCTCGGCCAGGAGTACGACGAGTCGGAGCCCTTCGACAACAGCTACGACAAGAAGCAGACCTTCCCGGTCACGCTGGGTGCGGGTGGTGTCATCCAGGGCTGGGAGAAGGGCCTGGAGGGCCAGAAGGTCGGCAGTCGGGTGGAGCTGGTGATCCCCCCGGATCTCGGGTACGGGGCGCAGGGGCAGGGCGACATCAAGGCCAATGCCACGCTGGTCTTCGTCGTGGACATCGTGAAGGGCACGACGATTCCCGCCTCGGCGAAGGGCACGGAGGTCGCCCAGGACAATATCGACCTGCCGAAGGTCGGCACGAACACCGACGGCAAGGAGCCGACGGTGACCATGCCGAAGGACGCCGACCCACCGACGAAGCTCGTCTCGAACTACGTCCTGGAGAGCGACGGTGCCGTCGTGAAGGACACGGACAGCGTGGTCGTGAACTATGTCGCCCTCCTGTGGGAGGGGGGCAAGAACTTCGACAGTACGTACAAGACGGGCAAGACGGCGACGCTCCCACTGGACCAGGTGACGCTCAAGGGTCTGAAGGACGGTCTCGTGGGCAAGAAGGCGGGCAGCCGGGTGCTTCTCGTCCTGCCGCCCGACCAGGCCTTCGGTGACAAGGAGCAGCAGGGCATCCCGAAGAACTCCACGCTGGTCTTCGCCGTAGACATCCTGGCCGTGATGTAA
- the atzF gene encoding allophanate hydrolase, which yields MPPSPTLTRVRMAYTRIEAVDRPEIWIDLRPRADAEAEAEAIDARLAAGAHLPLAGRLLAVKGNIDVHGLPTTAGCPAYAYTPDADAPAVARLRAAGALVLGTTNLDQFATGLVGTRSPYCAVRGAHDPSRVSGGSSAGSAVAVALGLVDLALGTDTAGSGRVPAAFNGIVGLKPTRGLVPTTGVVPACASIDCVTVFARTLPEAEQALAHMTSPPDRVLPSLPPRAPGPWRVAVPSHAHLGELDEGWAEAYEATVTRLRVTGADVRTLDLTPFTEAAAMLYQGAFVAERYTAVGAFVDKAIADGVDSLDPTVAGIITRARDIPAHQLFADQDHLSALRTRALAELADADALLLPTTPGHPTLAEVAADPLGANARLGRFTNSTNLFDLAAVAVPAGEVNGLPFGVMLVGPAFTDDRLARLAAVLQPDTRLAVVGAHLSGQPLNPQLLSLGARLERTTTTAPVYRLHALRTTPPKPGLVHVGEGGAPIETEVWRLPAEGLGRLLTTLPRPMTLGTVELADGTRTPGFLCEPSALRDTEDITEHGSWRNYVTH from the coding sequence ATGCCCCCCTCCCCCACCCTCACCAGAGTCCGCATGGCCTACACCCGCATCGAGGCCGTGGACCGCCCCGAGATCTGGATCGACCTACGCCCCCGCGCCGACGCGGAGGCCGAAGCCGAGGCCATCGACGCCCGCCTGGCCGCCGGCGCCCACCTCCCCCTCGCCGGCCGCCTGCTCGCCGTGAAGGGCAACATCGACGTCCACGGCCTCCCCACGACCGCCGGCTGCCCGGCGTACGCGTACACCCCGGACGCCGACGCCCCGGCCGTCGCCCGCCTCCGCGCGGCCGGCGCCCTCGTCCTCGGCACGACCAACCTCGACCAGTTCGCCACGGGCCTGGTCGGCACCCGCTCCCCGTACTGCGCGGTCCGGGGCGCCCATGACCCGTCGCGCGTCAGCGGCGGCTCCAGCGCGGGGTCGGCCGTAGCGGTGGCGCTCGGCCTCGTCGACCTCGCCCTCGGCACCGACACGGCGGGCTCCGGCCGGGTGCCGGCCGCCTTCAACGGCATCGTCGGCCTGAAGCCCACCCGGGGCCTGGTCCCCACCACGGGCGTGGTCCCGGCCTGCGCCTCGATCGACTGCGTCACGGTGTTCGCCCGCACCCTCCCGGAGGCGGAACAGGCCCTCGCCCACATGACCTCCCCGCCCGACCGCGTCCTCCCGTCCCTCCCCCCGCGTGCCCCGGGCCCTTGGCGCGTCGCGGTCCCCTCACACGCTCACCTGGGCGAACTCGACGAGGGCTGGGCGGAGGCGTACGAGGCGACCGTCACCCGTCTGCGGGTCACGGGCGCGGACGTACGCACCCTCGACCTCACCCCGTTCACCGAGGCGGCGGCCATGCTCTACCAGGGCGCCTTCGTGGCCGAGCGCTACACGGCGGTCGGTGCCTTCGTCGACAAGGCGATCGCGGACGGCGTGGACTCCCTGGACCCCACCGTCGCGGGCATCATCACCCGGGCCCGGGACATCCCGGCCCACCAGCTGTTCGCCGACCAGGACCACCTGTCCGCCCTGCGCACCCGCGCGCTCGCCGAACTGGCCGACGCGGACGCCCTGTTGCTGCCGACGACACCGGGCCACCCCACACTCGCCGAGGTGGCCGCCGACCCGCTGGGCGCCAACGCCCGCCTCGGCCGCTTCACCAATTCCACGAACCTCTTCGACCTGGCGGCGGTGGCCGTCCCCGCCGGTGAGGTGAACGGTCTCCCCTTCGGCGTGATGCTGGTCGGCCCGGCCTTCACGGACGACCGCCTGGCCCGCCTCGCCGCCGTACTCCAGCCGGACACCCGCCTGGCGGTGGTGGGCGCCCACCTCTCGGGCCAGCCCCTGAACCCCCAACTGCTGTCCCTGGGCGCCCGACTGGAACGAACCACCACGACGGCCCCCGTCTACCGCCTCCACGCCCTGCGCACGACCCCGCCGAAGCCGGGCCTGGTCCATGTCGGCGAGGGCGGCGCCCCGATCGAGACCGAGGTCTGGCGCCTCCCGGCAGAGGGCCTGGGCCGCCTCCTGACGACCCTCCCCCGCCCCATGACCCTGGGCACCGTCGAACTCGCCGACGGCACCCGAACCCCGGGCTTCCTCTGCGAACCGTCAGCCCTCAGAGACACCGAGGACATCACGGAACACGGCAGCTGGCGCAACTACGTAACCCACTGA
- the tatA gene encoding Sec-independent protein translocase subunit TatA, translated as MIGNLKPLEIVLIIAVILLLFGAKKLPDMARSLGKSARILKSEAKAMKKDDEATAASETTQEQAAQQPIAPRTIQAAPGDVASSRPATETQRTTQS; from the coding sequence ATGATCGGCAACCTGAAGCCCCTTGAGATCGTTCTGATCATCGCCGTCATTCTGCTGCTGTTCGGTGCCAAGAAGCTTCCTGACATGGCTCGCTCGCTGGGCAAGTCGGCTCGCATCCTGAAGAGCGAGGCGAAGGCGATGAAGAAGGATGACGAGGCGACAGCCGCTTCGGAGACCACTCAGGAGCAGGCTGCGCAGCAGCCGATCGCCCCTCGCACTATTCAGGCTGCCCCCGGCGACGTCGCCAGCTCCCGTCCCGCCACAGAGACGCAACGCACGACTCAGAGCTGA
- a CDS encoding DEAD/DEAH box helicase, translated as MTEDLSPAERYAAARRRAAEQATALASFREMYDFGLDPFQIEACQALEAGKGVLVAAPTGSGKTIVGEFAVHLALQQGKKCFYTTPIKALSNQKYADLCRRYGADKVGLLTGDNSVNSDAPVVVMTTEVLRNMLYAGSQTLLGLGYVVMDEVHYLSDRFRGAVWEEVIIHLPESVTLVSLSATVSNAEEFGDWLDTVRGDTDVIVSEHRPVPLFQHVLAGRRMYDLFEEGEGNKKAVNPDLTRMARMEASRPSFQDRRRGRAMREADRERERRQRSRIWIPSRPEVIERLDSEGLLPAITFIFSRAACEAAVQQCLYAGLRLNDDESRHKVRALVEERTASIPREDLHVLGYYEWLEGLERGIAAHHAGMLPTFKEVVEELFVRGLVKAVFATETLALGINMPARSVVLEKLVKWNGEQHADITPGEYTQLTGRAGRRGIDVEGHAVVLWQRGINPDHLAGLAGTRTYPLRSSFRPSYNMAVNLVEQFGRHRSRELLETSFAQFQADKSVVGISRQVQRNEEGLEGYKESMTCHLGDFEEYARLRRDLKDRETELAKQGAAQRRAEAAVALEKLKPGDVIHVPTGKYAGLALVLDPGLPAGRSNGHRGFEHHDGPRPLVLTAERQVKRLASMDFPVPVEALERMRIPKSFNPRSPQSRRDLASALRTKAGHLVPDRHRKRRAAAADDREIARLRAELRAHPCHGCSDREDHARWAERYHRLKRDTAQLERRIEGRTNTIARTFDRIVALLTELDYLRGDEVTEHGKRLARLYGELDLLASECLRAGVWEGLGPAELAACVSALVYEARVGDDAMAPKLPSGNAKAALGEMVRIWGRLDALEEEFRITQSEGVGQREPDLGFAWAAYMWASGSGLDEVLREVEMPAGDFVRWCKQVIDVLGQISAAAPAGSTVGKSARKAVDGVLRGVVAYSSVG; from the coding sequence ATGACAGAGGACCTCTCACCGGCCGAGCGGTACGCGGCAGCACGTAGGCGCGCTGCCGAGCAGGCCACCGCGCTCGCCTCCTTCCGCGAGATGTACGACTTCGGTCTCGACCCCTTCCAGATCGAGGCCTGCCAGGCGCTGGAGGCGGGCAAGGGCGTCCTGGTGGCCGCCCCCACCGGCTCGGGCAAGACGATCGTCGGCGAGTTCGCCGTCCACCTCGCCCTGCAACAGGGCAAGAAGTGCTTCTACACGACACCCATCAAGGCCCTGTCGAACCAGAAGTACGCCGACCTGTGCCGCCGTTACGGCGCCGACAAGGTCGGTCTGCTCACCGGTGACAACAGCGTCAACTCCGACGCCCCCGTGGTCGTGATGACCACCGAGGTGCTGCGGAACATGCTGTACGCGGGCTCCCAGACCCTCCTCGGCCTCGGATACGTCGTCATGGACGAGGTGCACTACCTCTCCGACCGCTTCCGGGGCGCCGTGTGGGAAGAGGTGATCATCCATCTTCCCGAGTCGGTCACCCTGGTCTCGCTGTCCGCCACCGTGTCGAACGCCGAGGAGTTCGGCGACTGGCTGGACACCGTGCGCGGCGACACCGACGTGATCGTCTCCGAACACCGGCCGGTGCCGCTGTTCCAGCACGTGCTCGCCGGACGGCGGATGTACGACCTGTTCGAGGAGGGCGAGGGCAACAAGAAGGCCGTCAATCCGGACCTGACCCGGATGGCGCGGATGGAGGCCAGCCGGCCCTCGTTCCAGGACCGCCGGCGCGGCCGTGCCATGCGCGAGGCCGACCGTGAGCGCGAGCGCAGACAGCGGTCGAGGATCTGGATCCCGAGCCGCCCCGAGGTCATCGAACGGCTCGACTCCGAAGGCCTGTTGCCCGCCATCACCTTCATCTTCAGCCGCGCCGCCTGCGAGGCCGCCGTCCAGCAGTGCCTGTACGCGGGCCTTCGGCTGAACGACGACGAGTCCCGGCACAAGGTGCGCGCCCTCGTCGAGGAGCGCACCGCCTCCATCCCCCGCGAGGACCTCCACGTCCTCGGCTACTACGAGTGGCTGGAAGGCCTGGAGCGCGGCATCGCGGCCCACCACGCGGGCATGCTGCCGACGTTCAAGGAGGTCGTCGAGGAACTCTTCGTACGCGGCCTGGTCAAGGCCGTGTTCGCCACCGAGACCCTCGCGCTCGGCATCAACATGCCCGCCCGCTCGGTGGTGTTGGAGAAGCTCGTCAAGTGGAACGGCGAGCAGCACGCCGACATCACCCCCGGTGAGTACACCCAGCTGACGGGGCGTGCGGGCCGGCGCGGCATCGATGTCGAGGGCCACGCGGTGGTGCTGTGGCAGCGGGGCATCAACCCCGACCACCTCGCCGGGCTCGCCGGCACCCGGACGTACCCGCTGCGCTCCAGCTTCAGGCCGTCGTACAACATGGCGGTCAACCTGGTCGAGCAGTTCGGGCGGCATCGCTCGCGCGAGTTGCTGGAGACCTCGTTCGCGCAGTTCCAGGCCGACAAGTCGGTCGTCGGGATCTCCCGGCAGGTGCAGCGCAACGAGGAGGGCCTTGAGGGCTACAAGGAGTCCATGACCTGCCACCTCGGGGACTTCGAGGAGTACGCGCGCCTCAGACGGGACCTCAAGGACCGCGAGACCGAGCTGGCCAAGCAAGGGGCCGCGCAGCGGCGCGCCGAGGCCGCCGTCGCGCTGGAGAAGCTCAAGCCCGGCGACGTCATCCATGTGCCCACGGGCAAGTACGCCGGGCTCGCGCTGGTGCTGGACCCGGGGCTGCCCGCCGGGCGGTCCAACGGCCACCGGGGGTTCGAGCACCACGACGGGCCGCGTCCGCTGGTGCTGACCGCCGAGCGACAGGTCAAGCGGCTGGCGTCGATGGACTTCCCCGTGCCGGTGGAGGCGCTGGAGCGGATGCGGATCCCGAAGTCGTTCAACCCGCGTTCGCCGCAGTCGCGCCGGGATCTGGCGTCGGCGTTGCGCACCAAGGCCGGGCATCTGGTGCCGGACCGGCACCGCAAGCGGCGGGCCGCCGCCGCGGACGACCGGGAGATCGCGCGGCTGCGCGCCGAGCTGCGGGCGCATCCGTGCCACGGGTGCAGCGACCGTGAGGACCACGCGCGGTGGGCCGAGCGGTACCACCGGCTCAAGCGGGACACCGCGCAGCTGGAGCGGCGTATCGAGGGCCGTACGAACACGATCGCGCGGACCTTCGACCGGATCGTCGCCCTGCTCACCGAGCTGGACTATCTGCGGGGTGACGAGGTCACCGAGCACGGCAAGCGGCTCGCCCGGCTCTACGGCGAGCTGGACCTGCTCGCCAGTGAGTGTCTGCGCGCGGGTGTGTGGGAGGGGCTCGGGCCGGCGGAGCTCGCGGCGTGCGTCTCGGCGCTGGTCTACGAGGCGCGCGTCGGGGACGACGCGATGGCGCCGAAGCTGCCGTCCGGGAACGCCAAGGCCGCGCTCGGGGAGATGGTGCGGATCTGGGGGCGGCTGGACGCGCTGGAGGAGGAGTTCCGGATCACGCAGAGCGAAGGGGTCGGGCAGCGGGAGCCGGATCTCGGCTTCGCCTGGGCCGCGTACATGTGGGCTTCGGGGTCGGGGCTCGACGAGGTGCTGCGGGAGGTGGAGATGCCGGCGGGTGACTTCGTGCGGTGGTGCAAGCAGGTGATCGATGTGCTGGGGCAGATCTCCGCGGCGGCGCCCGCCGGGTCGACCGTGGGGAAGAGTGCGCGTAAGGCTGTGGACGGGGTGTTGAGGGGGGTTGTCGCCTACTCGTCGGTGGGGTGA
- a CDS encoding WYL domain-containing protein: protein MAIAKAERLMNLALCLLGTRRPLSKRELRESIEAYLEAGSDDSFNRMFERDKDDLRELGLVIETVENLDGEVGYLARRDSNSLPPITLDAEEAAALGLAAKVWQQARLAGAASGALQKLRAAGLPEDVDPYEVHGALEPRIPVHEAAFEPLMLACRDRRPVVFEYRKATAARPEPRHVEPWALECWRGHWYLAGFDRDRGAERVFRLSRITGKVRSRGAAFTAEVPDVVTVRETVASWAGETADRSALIRLRSGAGYPLRAKASRVRELGDGWDELEIPYGHGLDAWLVEFGPDVVVLEPAELRADVVDRLRAVAKG from the coding sequence ATGGCCATTGCCAAGGCCGAGCGGTTGATGAACCTGGCGCTGTGTCTGCTGGGGACGCGGCGGCCGCTCAGCAAGCGCGAGCTGCGGGAGTCCATCGAGGCCTATCTGGAAGCCGGCTCCGACGACTCCTTCAACCGCATGTTCGAGCGCGACAAGGACGATCTGCGTGAACTCGGCCTGGTCATCGAGACGGTGGAGAACCTCGACGGCGAGGTCGGCTATCTGGCCCGACGCGACAGCAACAGCCTCCCGCCGATCACCCTCGACGCCGAGGAGGCCGCTGCCCTCGGGCTCGCCGCGAAGGTCTGGCAGCAGGCCCGTCTCGCCGGGGCCGCGAGCGGCGCCCTGCAGAAGCTGCGGGCGGCCGGGCTGCCCGAGGATGTCGACCCGTACGAGGTCCATGGGGCCCTGGAGCCGCGCATCCCGGTGCACGAGGCCGCCTTCGAGCCGCTGATGCTGGCCTGCCGTGACCGGCGCCCCGTTGTGTTCGAGTACCGCAAGGCGACCGCCGCGCGCCCCGAGCCCCGTCATGTGGAGCCGTGGGCGCTGGAGTGCTGGCGCGGTCACTGGTACCTGGCCGGCTTCGACCGGGACCGGGGTGCCGAGCGGGTCTTCCGGCTCTCCCGGATCACCGGCAAGGTCCGCAGCCGGGGTGCCGCGTTCACCGCCGAGGTCCCCGACGTCGTCACCGTGCGGGAGACGGTCGCGAGTTGGGCCGGGGAGACCGCCGACCGTTCCGCGCTGATCCGGCTGCGCTCCGGCGCCGGCTACCCGCTGCGCGCGAAGGCCTCCCGCGTTCGGGAACTCGGGGACGGCTGGGACGAGTTGGAGATTCCGTACGGGCACGGTCTGGATGCCTGGCTGGTGGAGTTCGGGCCCGACGTGGTGGTCCTGGAGCCCGCCGAGCTGCGGGCCGACGTGGTGGACCGGCTGCGTGCCGTGGCCAAGGGTTGA
- a CDS encoding FKBP-type peptidyl-prolyl cis-trans isomerase — MSIEKPEIDFPEGEPPADLEIKDIWEGDGEVAQAGQTVTVHYVGVSFSTGEEFDASWNRGTPFRFPLGGGRVIKGWDQGVQGMKVGGRRQLTIPAHLAYGNQSPTPAIKPGETLIFVVDLLGV, encoded by the coding sequence GTGAGCATCGAGAAGCCCGAGATCGACTTTCCCGAGGGCGAGCCGCCGGCGGACCTGGAGATCAAGGACATCTGGGAGGGCGACGGCGAGGTGGCCCAGGCGGGCCAGACCGTCACCGTGCACTACGTGGGTGTGTCCTTCTCCACCGGCGAGGAGTTCGACGCCAGCTGGAACCGCGGGACGCCGTTCCGTTTCCCGCTCGGTGGCGGTCGTGTCATCAAGGGCTGGGACCAGGGTGTGCAGGGCATGAAGGTCGGTGGCCGTCGCCAGCTGACCATTCCGGCCCACCTCGCCTACGGGAACCAGAGCCCGACTCCGGCGATCAAGCCCGGTGAGACGCTGATCTTCGTGGTCGACCTCCTCGGGGTCTGA
- a CDS encoding WYL domain-containing protein, whose amino-acid sequence MVGKPARPANAIDQTRRMLSLVTYLRERPGARIEDVARAFGITEDELVSDLDVLPMCGTSFRGGDLLDIDTDGERIWWHNPAALGAEAAEPLRLAADEATALLVAARAVATLPGLRESDRQALLRATAKVEGAAGDAAGASSRLSVTFEAEGGVFADVDRAISERRRLWIRYYSPARDEVTEREIDPIRLVSVGHTYVEAWCRRSEARRTFRLDRVAEIKILDEPSAPPEIELRDLSEALVQPAAEDPEVVVEVGPGGRWVAEYYPHDSAEELPDGGLRISLRTPDPASLRRLALRLGRDGRIVSPKDLADSARRAAREALAAYDEAEPTRP is encoded by the coding sequence GTGGTGGGAAAACCGGCCAGGCCGGCGAACGCCATCGACCAGACCCGGCGGATGCTCTCCCTGGTGACGTATCTGCGGGAGCGGCCCGGCGCCCGGATCGAGGACGTCGCCCGTGCCTTCGGGATCACCGAGGACGAGCTGGTGTCGGACCTCGATGTGCTGCCCATGTGCGGGACCAGCTTCCGCGGCGGTGACCTGCTGGACATCGACACCGACGGCGAACGTATCTGGTGGCACAATCCGGCCGCCCTCGGCGCGGAGGCCGCCGAGCCGCTGAGGCTGGCCGCCGACGAGGCCACCGCGCTGCTGGTGGCCGCTCGGGCGGTGGCCACCCTGCCCGGGCTGCGGGAGAGCGACCGGCAGGCCCTGCTGCGGGCCACCGCCAAGGTCGAGGGCGCGGCCGGCGACGCGGCGGGCGCCAGCTCACGCCTGTCGGTCACGTTCGAGGCCGAGGGCGGGGTCTTCGCGGACGTCGACCGGGCGATCTCGGAGCGCCGGCGGCTGTGGATCCGCTACTACTCGCCCGCCCGGGACGAGGTCACCGAGCGCGAGATCGACCCGATCCGCCTGGTCAGCGTGGGTCACACCTATGTCGAGGCATGGTGCCGCCGTTCCGAGGCCCGGCGTACGTTCCGGCTGGACCGGGTCGCCGAGATCAAGATCCTCGACGAGCCGTCCGCGCCGCCCGAGATCGAGCTGCGGGACCTGTCGGAGGCGCTGGTGCAGCCGGCCGCCGAGGATCCCGAGGTGGTGGTCGAGGTGGGTCCCGGCGGGCGCTGGGTCGCCGAGTACTACCCGCACGACAGCGCCGAGGAGCTGCCGGACGGCGGGCTGCGCATCAGTCTGCGCACCCCCGACCCCGCCTCGCTGCGGCGCCTGGCGCTGCGGCTGGGGCGCGACGGCCGGATCGTCTCCCCGAAGGACCTCGCCGACAGCGCCCGCCGGGCGGCCCGCGAGGCGCTGGCGGCCTACGACGAGGCCGAACCGACCAGACCGTGA
- the tatC gene encoding twin-arginine translocase subunit TatC codes for MLKSARKQEKDAEGRMPLGEHLRELRDRLLKSILAIIVVTVVAAFFQKQIFEFLMRPILESVGCVNGATTMRNGKPCASMTTNGLLSPFTIALKVALMAGVLAATPIWLYQLWAFIAPGLHQHEKRYALGFVGAGVPLFLGGGYLAYSILPQTAEIMLSFTPDNAQNLLPLDDYLDLITRMVIVFGLAFELPLLLVLLNMTNVLSGRRMLSWWRAMIVGLTCFAAIATPGGEPISMLLLAGPLCVLYFLAVGFSLLNDMRRRRNDSDAQLRDDEASELDLTPEGIGEIEPVAAPVAVDRAVADRQQVNGYDDAT; via the coding sequence TTGCTCAAGTCTGCCCGCAAGCAGGAGAAGGATGCCGAGGGGCGGATGCCTCTCGGTGAGCACCTGCGTGAGCTGCGCGATCGGCTGCTGAAGTCGATACTCGCCATTATCGTCGTCACTGTCGTGGCGGCGTTCTTTCAGAAACAGATCTTCGAGTTCCTGATGAGGCCGATTCTCGAGTCGGTCGGTTGTGTCAACGGTGCCACGACCATGCGGAACGGCAAACCGTGTGCATCCATGACCACGAACGGACTGCTGTCGCCGTTCACGATCGCGCTCAAAGTCGCCCTGATGGCTGGCGTGTTGGCCGCCACCCCGATCTGGCTGTACCAGTTGTGGGCTTTCATCGCCCCCGGGCTGCATCAGCACGAGAAGCGCTACGCACTCGGGTTCGTGGGGGCAGGTGTCCCGCTCTTCCTGGGCGGTGGCTATCTCGCGTACTCGATCCTGCCTCAGACGGCAGAGATCATGCTCAGCTTCACGCCTGACAACGCCCAGAACCTGCTGCCGCTCGACGACTACCTGGACTTGATCACACGCATGGTGATCGTCTTCGGCCTGGCGTTTGAGCTGCCTCTCTTGCTGGTGTTGCTGAACATGACCAACGTGCTGAGTGGCAGGAGGATGCTCAGCTGGTGGCGGGCCATGATCGTCGGTCTCACGTGTTTCGCCGCGATCGCCACGCCTGGCGGCGAGCCGATTTCGATGCTGCTTCTCGCGGGGCCCCTGTGCGTGCTCTATTTCCTTGCCGTCGGCTTCTCCCTGCTCAATGACATGCGGCGCAGGCGGAACGATTCGGACGCGCAGCTGCGTGACGACGAGGCCTCCGAGCTGGATCTGACGCCGGAGGGTATCGGCGAGATCGAACCTGTGGCCGCGCCGGTCGCGGTCGATAGAGCGGTTGCTGACCGTCAGCAGGTGAACGGCTACGACGACGCCACGTGA